The DNA sequence CATCTGCGCGATCCTCTGCGCCGTCGGAATCGGCGCGTCGTTCGCCTTTCCGCGCATCTTCGGCCTGCAAGGCGCGGAGGCGGACGCGCTGCGGCGCACGTTCGTGCTCGCGACGGTGTCGACGTCCGTCGTCATCCTGCACACGGCATTTTACGGCTACGCGCGCGGTGTGCAGCGCACGGGGCTGCTGAGCGCCACGACGGTGGTGTCGACGCTGCTCCAGTTCGCCATCTCGCTCGTGCTCGCCCTGCGCGGCTTCGGGCTGCTGGCCATCGGCTACGGCTTCGTGGCGCGCGCGGTCGTGCAGGTGATCGGGATGGCGATCTTCTTCGCGCGCGAGGTGCCCGCGGGCGTGCGAGCGAACCTGCGCGTGGACCGCGAGGTGCTGCGCGAGCTGGGCCGCACCGTCCCCGCGACGGCCGTGGCGGGCTTCGCCTTCGCGGCGATGAACCAGAGCGAGCTGCTGATCGTCTCTCTCCTCGTGGGCCCCGCGGCCGCCGCGGTCTTCATGCTCAACCGCAAGGCGATCGAGCTTGCGCGCGCGCTGTCGGACAGCGTGACGTTCGGCACGTACGGCGCGTACGCGCACCTCGTCGCCTCGGCGGACCGGGGGCGGGCGCTGAACGTGTATCGCGAGATCCTGTCGGTGCGCACGGCGCTGGCGGTGCTGATGGCGGCAGGCTACGTGGCGCTCAACCGCAGCTTCGTGTCGGTCTGGGTCGGGCCGGAGAAGTACGTCGGCCTGACGCTGACGGCGCTCTTCGCCGTCCAGTCGATCATGGCCGGCAACGCGTTCCTGGCGAACTATCTCTACCGCGCCGCGGGCTTCATCGTCGAGGGATCGATGCTGCTGCTGGCGGAGAGTGTTCTACGTGTCGGGTTGATGGTGGGCCTGTGCCTCTGGCTGGGCCTGCCCGGCGTGCCGCTGGCGGGCATCGCCTCCGGCGCGGTGTTCCTGCTGGTGACGCATCGCAAGCTGCGCGCGTTCTGCCTTGGCTTCCAGGCGGCGGACCGGCCCATCTCGCCCGCGTTCTGGGGCGTGTGCGCGGGGCTGCTGGCGGCGTGCGTGGCGCTCGGAGCGGGCTACATGAGCCGCCACTGGCTGTACGTGTTCGGCGCGGGCTCGGGCATCCTCGCGCTCGGCGCGGTCGCGCTGGCGCCCACGAACGCGTACCTGGCGCGGTATCGCGCGGCCGTGGCCTCGCGCCTTCCGATGCTGCGCGGAGCGGCGGCGCCGTGACCGCGGTCGAGACCCTTCCGGAGACGGAGACCGGGACGCGCGCGAAGGCCGCCGTGCCCGAGCCGCCGCGCATCTCCCGGTTCAAGAAGCTGGCGCCCATCGTCGCCATCCAGCTGTACCTCAATGCGTCGATCCTGATCTTCGCGTTCGGGCCGTGGATCTGGCCCATGCGCGACGGGACCAAGCTGTACGTCTTCGTCGCGCTGGCGCACCTGGCGCTGCTGCTGGGCTACCTGAGCGGCATCAACCGGCGGCCGGCGGGCTACCACGGGCGCACGCCCATGGACCGGCTGCTGCGGTGGAGCGTGTGGACCACGCTGCTGCTGTACCTGCCCACGCTGTACTGGGCCACGCAGGGGCAGATCAACATCATCGAGGCGATCCGCGACCCCGGCACGGTCTACTACCGCTTCCAGGACATCTCGGCCGAGGTGCACGAGACGCCGCTCATCGGCTACGTGCGCATGCTGTTCGCGCCGCTGCTGGCCATGGCGATGCCGCTGCTGGCGCGGCGCTGGCGCGGGCTGTCGCTGCGCATGCGGGTGCTGGGCGCGCTTGCGGTGGCGTCGAACCTGTCGCTCTTCGTCTTCACCGGCCGCAACAAGGGACTGGCGGACTTCGTCCTGCTGCTTCCGTGGCTGCTCGCGATGGCGCTGCACGGCAGCCGGGTACGGCTCAAGCGTCTCGTCCTGCCCGCGGTGCTCTTCGCCGCCGCGCTGGCGGGCTTCGCCGCGTTCTTCATCACCGGCTCCAACGGCCGGACAGGTGGCGCGGACGACGCGTTCGAGAAGGTGCAGATCTTCGGTGGGCTCCAGGCCGACCTGGACAACCCGCTGCTCCGGGCGCTGCCGCGGCCGGTGCAGGGGCCGGTGATGCTGCTGTCGTTCACGCAGACGCACGGCTACCTGGCGCTGTCGTGGGCGCTGGACAAGCCGTGGGTGCCCAGCTGGGGCGTGGGCCACTCGTACTTCCTGTACATCGCCGAGCGGCGGCTCACCGGGCGCGAGGACCTGCAGTCGCGCAGCTACCCGGCGCGCCTCCAGGCCGAGGACGGCTGGGACATGATCATGTTCTGGCACACCATCTACACCTGGCTGGCGTCGGACCTGTCGTTTCCAGGCACCCTGGTGGCGGTGTTCCTCCTGGGCCGGCTGTTCGCGCTCACCTGGCTGGACTCGCTGCGCGGCGAGAACCCGTACGCGGTGGGGCTGCTGATATTGCTGGTGACGATGTTCTACTACTTCCCGGCGAACAACATCATCCTGGGCCAGCCGGAGGGCTTCGCGGGCTTCTGGGGGCTGTTCGGGCTGTGGTTCTTCACGCGCCGCCGGGTGCGCTTCCGAGCGCCCGAGCCGGGGTGGGAGATGGAGCCCGTGCCCGTCCGCTGAGGCCGAGCCGTCCGCCGGGAGAGACGGCGGATGTTCACCAAGTGGGCCGGTGCCTTGCGGTTCGGTGACGGCGGGGGATAGGTTGGCCGCCCCGCACAGGCCGCGCGGAAGGTTCAGATGCGGCCGGGGGCGGACGCCCGGCCTTCGTGCTGGTGCGATCCTTGCCTTGCGACCGCGCGCCTGCCTTTTCCGGGGCCGGGCGCGCGGGCGGCGGGATCGCCGTCCGGAGCGGCCACGTGCCGGCGCGCTCCGTCCCATCCCTTCCGCAGTCCCGAAACGCCTGGACGCCGTCGTGCGT is a window from the Longimicrobiaceae bacterium genome containing:
- a CDS encoding oligosaccharide flippase family protein codes for the protein MTKRRTSSIFVMAGGGMQSLIVGLQSIILIPIYVRQVGERLYGAWLGSGDVLSWMLVSDLGITNLVIQKVAAAHGAGDERDVGRWFASGTAVVAAICAILCAVGIGASFAFPRIFGLQGAEADALRRTFVLATVSTSVVILHTAFYGYARGVQRTGLLSATTVVSTLLQFAISLVLALRGFGLLAIGYGFVARAVVQVIGMAIFFAREVPAGVRANLRVDREVLRELGRTVPATAVAGFAFAAMNQSELLIVSLLVGPAAAAVFMLNRKAIELARALSDSVTFGTYGAYAHLVASADRGRALNVYREILSVRTALAVLMAAGYVALNRSFVSVWVGPEKYVGLTLTALFAVQSIMAGNAFLANYLYRAAGFIVEGSMLLLAESVLRVGLMVGLCLWLGLPGVPLAGIASGAVFLLVTHRKLRAFCLGFQAADRPISPAFWGVCAGLLAACVALGAGYMSRHWLYVFGAGSGILALGAVALAPTNAYLARYRAAVASRLPMLRGAAAP